The Sinomonas sp. P10A9 genome includes a window with the following:
- a CDS encoding helix-turn-helix domain-containing protein → MKALPVEPTNAPVAIGSRIRAARQSQRMTIEQVADATGLTKGFLSRVERDLTSPSVASLVTLCQVLSIAIGDLFAVPETSLTRAAEAPRISLGGEGIVEKLLTARSERRLQVLQADIAPHGRGESELYAVDCDVDVLHVVRGTLTLIMTNEQYTLNAGDTLSFPGREPHTWINPTDEPATVLWILVPAASR, encoded by the coding sequence ATGAAAGCACTCCCCGTCGAGCCCACCAACGCGCCGGTCGCGATCGGTTCCCGCATCCGCGCTGCACGCCAGTCCCAGCGCATGACCATCGAGCAGGTGGCCGACGCGACCGGACTGACCAAGGGCTTCCTCTCACGGGTTGAGCGCGACCTGACCTCCCCGTCCGTGGCCTCGCTCGTGACCCTGTGCCAAGTGCTCTCGATCGCCATCGGCGACTTGTTCGCCGTCCCGGAGACCTCGCTCACGCGGGCCGCGGAAGCACCCCGGATCTCGCTCGGCGGCGAAGGCATCGTGGAGAAGCTTCTCACGGCCAGATCCGAGCGCCGGTTGCAGGTGCTCCAGGCGGACATCGCGCCGCACGGCAGGGGAGAGTCCGAGCTGTACGCCGTGGACTGCGACGTGGACGTGCTCCACGTAGTGCGTGGCACGCTCACCCTCATCATGACGAACGAGCAGTACACCCTGAACGCCGGGGACACCCTCAGCTTTCCCGGCCGCGAGCCGCACACGTGGATCAACCCCACGGACGAGCCGGCCACGGTGCTCTGGATCCTCGTGCCCGCCGCGTCGCGCTGA
- a CDS encoding class I SAM-dependent methyltransferase, translating to MKAFYNLWYRHGTPPWVGPARSELVRLVESGRVPPGRSLDLGCGEGDNSIFLAQHGFDATAIDFAPAALVKARAKAEAAGVAVRFVEDDLTRMSNVAGAFDVLVDYGSFDDLSVQDRDSYMRAVVPLLRSGGLFLLWCFEWVPSRWERAAVAALPFGQMALLPGEVERRFGAEFAIERVAGESGLRGWPHGWAAYLMTRK from the coding sequence ATGAAGGCCTTCTACAACCTCTGGTACCGCCACGGAACGCCGCCCTGGGTGGGCCCAGCCAGAAGCGAACTCGTCCGGCTTGTCGAATCGGGCCGCGTCCCGCCCGGTCGCTCCCTCGACCTCGGCTGCGGCGAAGGGGACAACTCGATATTCCTCGCCCAACACGGCTTCGATGCAACAGCTATCGACTTCGCGCCGGCAGCCCTCGTGAAGGCGAGGGCCAAGGCGGAGGCCGCGGGCGTCGCGGTGCGCTTCGTGGAGGATGACCTCACGCGCATGAGCAACGTGGCTGGGGCATTCGACGTGCTCGTCGACTACGGCTCGTTCGACGATCTGAGCGTCCAAGACCGCGACTCATACATGCGGGCCGTTGTACCGCTGCTGCGCTCGGGCGGGCTGTTCCTGCTCTGGTGCTTCGAATGGGTTCCGTCACGGTGGGAGCGCGCGGCCGTCGCGGCGCTGCCGTTCGGGCAGATGGCGCTGCTCCCGGGCGAGGTAGAGCGCCGGTTCGGGGCTGAATTCGCGATCGAGCGAGTCGCAGGGGAGTCCGGACTGCGTGGGTGGCCGCACGGCTGGGCGGCGTATCTGATGACGCGGAAGTAG
- a CDS encoding amino acid transporter, whose amino-acid sequence MSTLMRPPAEPSPRRRNRRSSFRQWLLEGMPESAGKRQGPHGVPHEDHKPSSWWRVMCLTGVDYFSTLGYQPAIAALAAGLLAPLATIILVVVTLAGALPVYRRVARESHRGEGSIAMLERLMPRWTGKLFVLALLGFAATDFMITMTLSAADASAHLIENPFAPAALHGQQITITLVLIAALGIVFLRGFKEAINVAVVLVGIYLALNAVVVGTAVVRVLTEGAMVTDWWGALTTQHSNPLIMVGIALIVFPKLALGLSGFETGVAVMPQVKGDPSDTEENPTGRIRGTHHLLTTAALIMSAFLITSSFATTILIPAAEFEDGGKANGRALAYLAHQFFGDGFGTVYDVSTIAILWFAGASAMAGLLNLVPRYLPRYGMAPTWARAVRPLVLVFTAIGFLITWIFEASVDAQGGAYATGVLVLMTSAAVAVTLSARHKKQKAQMWAFGIVSAVFVYTTVANVVERPDGIRIAALFIVGILVVSFASRVGRSFELRATHVRLDEQALEFLADTDQGPIRLIAHEPKRLDSDRYRSKLEHARAANHLPEDADILFIEVVVDDSSEFEQELDIHGVKRHGFKVLEVHSSNVPNTLAAILLHLRNVTGLMPHIYFRWTEGNPVANLTKFLFFGEGEIAPVTREVLREAEPDITERPWVHVG is encoded by the coding sequence ATGTCCACTCTCATGCGGCCACCGGCCGAACCGTCACCGCGCCGCAGGAATCGCAGATCCAGCTTCAGGCAGTGGCTCCTCGAGGGAATGCCGGAATCCGCAGGCAAGCGGCAGGGCCCCCACGGCGTCCCGCACGAGGACCACAAGCCCTCCTCATGGTGGCGGGTGATGTGCCTCACTGGCGTCGACTACTTCTCAACGCTCGGCTACCAGCCGGCTATCGCCGCGCTCGCCGCCGGACTTCTCGCGCCGCTGGCCACGATCATCCTCGTGGTCGTGACGCTGGCTGGCGCTCTCCCGGTATACCGGCGCGTGGCCCGCGAGAGCCACCGCGGCGAGGGGTCCATCGCGATGCTCGAGCGACTCATGCCGCGTTGGACGGGCAAGCTGTTCGTTCTCGCGCTCCTCGGCTTCGCCGCAACCGACTTCATGATCACCATGACGCTCTCCGCGGCCGACGCGAGCGCGCACCTCATCGAGAACCCCTTCGCGCCCGCGGCGCTGCACGGGCAGCAGATCACCATCACGCTTGTGCTCATCGCGGCCCTCGGGATCGTGTTCCTGCGCGGGTTCAAGGAGGCCATCAACGTCGCCGTCGTGCTCGTGGGCATCTACCTCGCGCTCAACGCGGTGGTCGTCGGGACTGCCGTGGTGCGCGTTCTGACCGAAGGGGCCATGGTCACCGACTGGTGGGGGGCGCTCACCACCCAGCACAGCAACCCGCTGATCATGGTGGGGATCGCCCTCATCGTGTTCCCGAAGCTCGCCCTCGGCCTCTCGGGCTTCGAGACCGGCGTCGCCGTCATGCCCCAGGTCAAGGGAGACCCGAGCGACACCGAGGAGAACCCCACGGGCCGTATCCGCGGAACGCACCACCTGCTGACCACGGCCGCCCTCATCATGTCCGCGTTCCTGATCACCTCGAGCTTCGCGACGACAATTCTGATCCCCGCCGCGGAGTTCGAGGACGGAGGAAAGGCCAACGGGCGCGCGCTCGCATACCTCGCGCATCAGTTCTTCGGCGACGGGTTCGGGACCGTTTATGACGTCTCGACGATCGCGATCCTGTGGTTCGCGGGAGCATCCGCCATGGCCGGACTGCTCAACCTCGTGCCCCGATACCTTCCGCGTTACGGTATGGCTCCGACGTGGGCGCGCGCCGTCCGGCCCCTCGTTCTCGTCTTCACGGCGATCGGCTTCCTCATCACATGGATCTTCGAGGCGAGCGTCGATGCGCAGGGCGGAGCGTATGCGACCGGCGTCCTCGTGCTCATGACGTCCGCCGCAGTGGCCGTGACGCTGTCCGCGCGGCACAAGAAGCAGAAGGCCCAGATGTGGGCGTTCGGCATAGTGAGCGCCGTGTTCGTCTACACCACGGTCGCCAACGTCGTGGAGCGCCCGGACGGCATCCGCATCGCGGCGCTGTTCATCGTGGGGATCCTCGTCGTCTCGTTTGCCTCCCGCGTCGGGCGCTCGTTCGAGCTGCGCGCCACCCATGTGCGCCTCGACGAGCAGGCGCTCGAATTCCTCGCGGACACGGACCAAGGCCCCATCCGACTCATCGCCCACGAACCGAAGCGGCTTGACTCAGACCGGTACCGGTCGAAGCTCGAACACGCCCGCGCGGCCAACCACCTGCCCGAGGACGCGGACATCCTGTTCATCGAGGTCGTCGTGGACGACTCCTCCGAATTCGAGCAGGAGCTCGACATCCATGGCGTCAAGCGCCACGGCTTCAAGGTCCTCGAGGTGCACTCCAGCAACGTGCCCAACACCCTCGCCGCGATCCTCCTGCACCTGCGCAACGTCACGGGACTCATGCCGCACATCTACTTCCGCTGGACCGAGGGGAACCCGGTGGCGAACCTCACCAAGTTCCTGTTCTTCGGCGAGGGCGAGATTGCGCCTGTGACTCGCGAGGTGCTGCGCGAGGCCGAGCCGGACATCACCGAGCGCCCGTGGGTGCACGTGGGCTAA
- the speB gene encoding agmatinase encodes MEELRIEENGNLGPIDSSRVPRFAGAATFARLPRLDQVGQTDIAIVGVPFDAGVSYRPGARFGANHVREASRLLRPYNPALDASPFANAQVADAGDMAVNPFNIHEAIETIQQNALDLTADGARLLTIGGDHTIALPLLRAASERAGEPVALLHFDAHLDTWDTYFGAEYTHGTPFRRAVEEGILDTDAISHVGTRGPLYGKRDLEDDRRFGFGIVTSSDVYYKGVREVVAKLRERIGGRPLYVSVDIDVLDPAHAPGTGTPEAGGITSRELLEILRGLRGLNVVGADVVEVAPAYDHAELTGVAASHVAYDLVTLMSELPKANSAVDRRASSGAAAQGTTAGAQ; translated from the coding sequence TTGGAAGAGCTGCGCATCGAGGAGAACGGCAACCTCGGTCCCATCGATTCGTCCCGCGTCCCGCGCTTCGCCGGAGCGGCGACGTTCGCCCGCCTGCCCCGGCTGGACCAGGTGGGACAGACGGACATCGCGATCGTCGGCGTCCCGTTCGACGCCGGCGTGTCCTACCGCCCGGGCGCGCGCTTCGGCGCGAACCATGTCCGCGAGGCGAGCCGCCTCCTGCGCCCGTACAACCCCGCGCTGGACGCCTCGCCGTTCGCGAACGCGCAGGTCGCCGACGCAGGGGACATGGCCGTCAACCCCTTCAACATCCACGAGGCCATCGAGACGATCCAGCAGAACGCCCTGGACCTCACGGCCGACGGCGCGCGCCTCCTCACGATCGGCGGTGACCACACGATCGCCCTGCCGCTGCTGCGCGCCGCGTCCGAGCGCGCCGGCGAGCCCGTGGCACTCCTGCACTTCGACGCCCACCTCGACACGTGGGACACCTACTTCGGCGCCGAGTACACGCACGGCACCCCGTTCCGCCGCGCCGTCGAGGAGGGCATCCTCGACACCGACGCGATCTCCCACGTCGGCACCCGCGGACCGCTGTACGGCAAGCGCGACCTCGAGGACGACCGCCGCTTCGGCTTCGGCATCGTGACCTCCTCCGACGTCTACTACAAGGGCGTGCGCGAGGTCGTCGCCAAGCTGCGCGAGCGCATCGGCGGCCGTCCCCTCTACGTCTCGGTGGACATCGACGTCCTCGACCCGGCCCACGCCCCCGGCACAGGCACGCCCGAGGCCGGCGGCATCACGAGCCGCGAGCTCCTCGAGATCCTGCGCGGCCTGCGCGGGCTCAACGTCGTCGGAGCCGACGTCGTCGAGGTCGCCCCGGCCTACGACCACGCTGAGCTCACCGGCGTCGCCGCGAGCCACGTCGCCTACGACCTCGTGACGCTCATGAGCGAGCTGCCGAAGGCGAACAGTGCAGTCGACCGCAGGGCCAGCTCCGGTGCCGCTGCACAGGGCACGACGGCGGGTGCCCAGTGA
- a CDS encoding thiamine pyrophosphate-binding protein, whose amino-acid sequence MHDDVHVEAPLRNGGDLVVETLEALGAKTVFGIPGQHALGLFDAMGRGHLHFVSSRVENNSAFAADGYSRATGEVGVLFLSTGPGALTSLAGLQEAYATGVPMVVIASQIPLDGLGARRKGMLHQLDDQKASAANVTKSQRLIQHASGIPSAIQDAWTDAISSPQGPVWVEIPQNVLLDPILVPPVEDALAEAADNPPRVELVREAVKWLREAKRPAIIAGGGTRRGHAEKALLDLAEQLRAPVICTPGGNGAFPWEHPLSLQSWIEDRYMTDVLEDADVLVVVGSSLGEVTSNYFTFEPRGRIIQIDAEPRVLESNRPGLGIRADAGQALAALNSALGTTPSNNGQRPVPDWHGKSPEALVAESLAKVRARLESQDLAKELQFMADIRAAVPDEMQTFWDMTISAYWAWSCWDARQGQFHSAQGAGGLGFGFPAAIGGAVGLATTGKPARVLAVSGDGSAMYSISELATAKQHNVPVTWLIVDDGGYGILREYMVGAFGKATATELARPDFVALAESFGVPAKRVAPEHVREALEEGFAADGPNVVVVETLLKMFAPTHLES is encoded by the coding sequence GTGCATGACGACGTCCACGTGGAGGCACCCCTGCGCAACGGCGGGGACCTCGTGGTGGAGACCCTCGAGGCGCTCGGCGCGAAGACCGTGTTCGGCATCCCGGGCCAGCACGCGCTCGGCCTGTTCGATGCCATGGGGCGCGGCCACCTGCACTTCGTCTCGAGCCGCGTCGAGAACAACTCGGCGTTCGCGGCGGACGGCTACTCGCGCGCCACGGGCGAGGTCGGCGTCCTGTTCCTCTCGACCGGCCCCGGCGCGCTCACCTCGCTCGCGGGCCTTCAGGAGGCCTACGCGACCGGCGTGCCGATGGTCGTGATCGCGAGCCAGATTCCGCTCGATGGACTTGGCGCCCGCCGCAAGGGAATGCTGCACCAGCTCGACGACCAGAAGGCCTCGGCCGCGAACGTCACGAAGAGCCAGCGGCTCATCCAGCACGCCTCGGGCATCCCGAGCGCGATCCAGGACGCGTGGACCGACGCGATCTCCTCGCCCCAGGGGCCGGTGTGGGTCGAGATTCCGCAGAACGTGCTGCTCGATCCCATCCTGGTCCCGCCGGTCGAGGACGCGCTCGCCGAGGCCGCGGACAACCCGCCGCGCGTCGAGCTCGTGCGCGAGGCGGTCAAGTGGCTGCGTGAGGCGAAGCGCCCGGCGATCATCGCCGGGGGCGGGACGCGGCGCGGGCACGCCGAGAAGGCGCTCCTCGACCTCGCGGAGCAGCTGCGCGCGCCGGTGATCTGCACGCCCGGCGGCAACGGCGCGTTCCCGTGGGAGCACCCGCTCTCGCTCCAGTCCTGGATCGAGGACCGGTACATGACCGATGTGCTCGAGGATGCCGACGTGCTCGTGGTCGTCGGCTCCTCGCTCGGCGAGGTCACCTCGAACTACTTCACCTTCGAACCGCGCGGCCGGATCATCCAGATCGACGCCGAGCCGCGCGTCCTCGAGTCCAACCGCCCGGGCCTGGGCATCCGCGCCGATGCTGGGCAGGCGCTTGCCGCCCTCAACTCGGCACTCGGCACGACGCCGTCGAACAACGGCCAGCGGCCCGTGCCGGACTGGCACGGCAAGTCGCCCGAGGCTCTCGTCGCCGAATCGCTCGCGAAGGTCCGCGCGAGGCTCGAGTCGCAGGACCTCGCCAAGGAACTGCAGTTCATGGCCGACATCCGCGCCGCGGTGCCGGACGAGATGCAGACGTTCTGGGACATGACCATCTCCGCGTACTGGGCGTGGAGCTGCTGGGACGCCCGGCAGGGCCAGTTCCACTCGGCGCAGGGTGCGGGCGGGCTCGGCTTCGGCTTCCCCGCGGCGATCGGCGGTGCCGTGGGGCTCGCGACGACGGGGAAGCCCGCGCGCGTCCTCGCGGTGTCCGGCGACGGCTCGGCGATGTACTCGATCTCCGAGCTCGCGACGGCCAAGCAGCACAACGTCCCGGTCACATGGCTCATCGTGGACGACGGAGGCTACGGGATCCTGCGCGAGTACATGGTCGGGGCCTTCGGAAAGGCCACCGCGACGGAGCTCGCCCGGCCGGACTTCGTGGCGCTCGCCGAGTCCTTCGGAGTCCCCGCGAAGCGCGTGGCGCCAGAGCACGTGCGTGAGGCGCTCGAGGAGGGCTTCGCCGCAGACGGGCCGAACGTCGTCGTGGTCGAGACGCTGCTCAAGATGTTCGCTCCGACGCACCTGGAGTCCTAG
- a CDS encoding MarR family winged helix-turn-helix transcriptional regulator, with product MPVDPDTARELIHRVFDLQRVIRCLSSTELKHGDLGVASQGVLRMIAEYGGRAVDLAGKLGVSAPVLSRHLAELEGLGLVERRRDPEDRRAQLVALTEAGSAQLEDVEEHRIARLQGYLAGWDEDQAAAAVTAVGQLSEALHAGSHRMRPAPSAPQTTQTTTKEEALAAR from the coding sequence ATGCCTGTCGATCCCGACACCGCACGGGAGCTCATCCACCGCGTCTTCGACCTGCAGCGGGTGATCCGGTGCCTGTCGAGCACCGAGCTCAAGCACGGCGACCTCGGTGTCGCGTCGCAGGGCGTCCTGCGCATGATCGCCGAGTACGGCGGACGTGCCGTGGACCTCGCGGGCAAGCTCGGCGTGAGCGCGCCCGTGCTCAGCAGGCACCTCGCCGAGCTCGAAGGCCTCGGCCTGGTCGAGCGGCGTCGTGATCCCGAGGACCGCAGGGCCCAGCTGGTGGCCCTCACAGAGGCGGGCAGCGCACAGCTCGAGGACGTCGAGGAGCACCGCATCGCGCGGCTCCAGGGCTACCTCGCCGGCTGGGACGAGGACCAGGCTGCCGCGGCAGTGACGGCGGTCGGCCAGCTCTCCGAGGCACTCCATGCCGGCTCGCACCGCATGCGCCCCGCCCCTTCGGCACCCCAGACCACACAGACCACTACGAAGGAGGAAGCCCTTGCAGCCCGTTGA
- a CDS encoding MDR family MFS transporter, which produces MSHKQILEALTGLLAAFFTAILSSTIVANALPTIMADLKGTQTDFAWVITAALLANAVTTPIWGKLADLFDKKLLTQLNIVVFVAGSVLAGFAQNIPWLISARVIQGVGLGGLTAMAMAIIGTMIPPRDRGKYNGYMGAVMAVGTAGGPLLGGFIVDSPLGWRWTFFVCVPLAVVALILIQITLKIQHVKRPAKIDWLGAVLLTASVSTLLVWVSFAGKADYYDWWSWQTAAMVGGSVLGLILLVIVESRVAMPIIPLKIVANRTTALSIVASAAVGVAMFASSSFLGQYFQVARGATPTEAGLLTLPMIAGNFLGSVVSGQLITRTGRWKRFLVLGSIMMIAGLGMLGTIDHTTELWLTGVYTSVLGLGLGMTMQNLVLGVQNTVRSSDIGTASSTVAFFRSVFGAVGVSVLGAVLSNRSGDLVVQGLADRGIKTAGGSAGGSMDLKDMPGPIADIVRGAFGDATARVFLIAAVIGVVALLAVLFIKEIPLRRTVDIVKPPTGTVPAVTSAAEVLAASAPAVAPAVADAADTPHGTVFVHDAGSSPVATTSPHAGSPQATGAPSPAMRRAAIREVLAGGEPDAELDSELRLLLAESEPASGEHPARAEGQTLAAIQETQRLLGRQQAQLAQLMSRIADQLDAQQRLAAEQGQTAATLAEIQGELAAERALQKEAALYLATRGRHTAN; this is translated from the coding sequence ATGAGCCACAAGCAGATCCTCGAGGCCCTCACGGGCTTGCTCGCAGCGTTCTTCACCGCAATCCTGTCCTCGACCATCGTCGCCAACGCCCTCCCGACCATCATGGCGGACCTCAAGGGCACCCAGACCGACTTCGCTTGGGTCATCACGGCCGCGCTGCTCGCGAATGCCGTGACCACCCCGATCTGGGGCAAGCTCGCGGACCTCTTCGACAAGAAGCTCCTCACACAGCTGAACATCGTCGTGTTCGTCGCCGGCTCCGTTCTGGCCGGCTTCGCCCAGAACATCCCATGGCTCATCTCCGCCCGCGTCATCCAGGGCGTCGGCCTCGGCGGTCTGACCGCTATGGCCATGGCCATCATCGGCACGATGATCCCGCCGCGCGATCGAGGCAAGTACAACGGATACATGGGCGCCGTCATGGCGGTCGGGACGGCCGGCGGCCCGCTCCTCGGCGGCTTCATCGTCGACTCGCCCCTCGGATGGCGCTGGACGTTCTTCGTGTGCGTGCCCCTTGCCGTGGTCGCGCTCATCCTGATCCAGATCACGCTCAAGATCCAGCACGTCAAGCGCCCGGCGAAGATCGACTGGCTCGGCGCCGTCCTCCTCACTGCCTCGGTCAGCACGCTCCTGGTCTGGGTCTCGTTCGCTGGCAAGGCCGACTACTACGACTGGTGGAGCTGGCAGACGGCCGCGATGGTCGGGGGCTCGGTCCTCGGGCTCATCCTGCTCGTGATCGTCGAGAGCCGCGTGGCCATGCCGATCATCCCGCTCAAGATCGTGGCCAACCGCACGACGGCGCTCAGCATCGTTGCGTCTGCGGCCGTCGGTGTGGCGATGTTCGCCTCATCCTCGTTCCTCGGCCAGTATTTCCAGGTGGCCCGCGGCGCCACGCCCACCGAGGCCGGCCTGCTGACGCTTCCGATGATTGCGGGCAACTTCCTCGGGTCCGTCGTCTCGGGCCAGCTCATCACCCGCACGGGCCGGTGGAAGCGATTCCTCGTCCTCGGCTCGATCATGATGATTGCCGGTCTGGGAATGCTCGGCACGATCGACCACACCACGGAGCTCTGGCTCACGGGCGTCTACACGTCCGTCCTCGGTCTGGGCCTCGGCATGACCATGCAGAACCTCGTCCTGGGTGTCCAGAACACGGTCAGGTCCTCGGACATCGGCACCGCGAGCTCCACGGTCGCGTTCTTCCGCTCGGTCTTCGGCGCGGTCGGCGTCTCGGTGCTCGGCGCCGTCCTGAGCAACCGCTCGGGCGACCTCGTGGTCCAGGGCCTCGCCGACCGCGGCATCAAGACGGCCGGCGGCTCCGCCGGCGGCAGCATGGACCTCAAGGACATGCCTGGCCCGATCGCCGACATCGTCCGCGGTGCGTTCGGCGACGCGACGGCCCGCGTGTTCCTCATCGCCGCGGTTATCGGGGTCGTGGCCCTCCTCGCGGTCCTCTTCATCAAGGAGATCCCCCTGCGCCGCACTGTGGACATCGTCAAGCCCCCGACGGGCACGGTTCCCGCCGTCACCTCGGCTGCCGAGGTCCTCGCGGCGTCCGCGCCTGCCGTCGCGCCAGCCGTCGCCGACGCGGCCGATACTCCGCACGGCACCGTGTTCGTGCACGACGCCGGGTCCTCGCCTGTGGCGACCACCTCACCGCATGCGGGCTCGCCCCAGGCGACCGGCGCGCCGTCGCCCGCCATGCGCAGGGCCGCAATCCGCGAGGTGCTCGCTGGGGGCGAGCCGGATGCCGAGCTGGACAGCGAGCTCAGGCTCCTGCTCGCGGAGTCAGAGCCGGCATCGGGGGAGCACCCGGCCCGGGCCGAGGGGCAGACCCTCGCAGCGATCCAGGAGACCCAGCGGCTCCTGGGGCGCCAGCAGGCGCAGCTCGCCCAGCTGATGTCGCGGATCGCGGACCAGCTCGACGCGCAGCAGCGGCTCGCGGCCGAGCAGGGCCAGACGGCCGCGACGCTCGCCGAGATCCAGGGAGAGCTCGCCGCCGAGCGGGCGCTCCAGAAGGAGGCGGCGCTGTACCTCGCAACGCGGGGGCGGCACACCGCCAACTGA
- a CDS encoding ABC transporter ATP-binding protein — protein MLLTLIRRYSARYWPWILAVVVFQLATTIATLYLPSLNAQIIDQGVAKGDTGYIWGQGTIMLGIALVQVATAVAAVYFGAKTAMAFGRDLRQGVFRKVTSFSAQEVQSFGAPTLITRGTNDVQQVQMLLLMGLNFMVSAPIMCVGGIIMALREDLGLSWLVWVSVPVLFAIVGYLVYLLLPLFRGMQKRVDGINGVLREQIMGIRVVRAFVREPFEEGRFAEANKALTDVSLKVGAIFVLMFPIIMMLLHLATAAVLYFGGQRVDAGDMQVGSLTAFLQYLLQILMAVMMGTFMAMMIPRAAVCADRIGEVLDVVPSMAAPTDAEVPARREGVVEFRDVSFSYPGAEADILTGLSFTARPGQTVAIIGATGSGKTTLLSLIPRLYDTTGGQVLLDGVAVDRMPRSEITSRVAMVPQRPYLFSGSIAHNLRFGRQDATEHELWEALEVAQGADFVREKHQGLESGISQGGTNVSGGQRQRLCIARALVAKPSVFLFDDSFSALDVATDARLRRALKKQTAAATVIIVAQRVSTIVDADLILVLDGGKIVDRGTHEELLETSPTYQEIVQSQITAEDAASAAGTAGVTGERA, from the coding sequence ATGCTCCTCACGCTCATCCGGCGCTACAGCGCACGCTACTGGCCATGGATCCTCGCCGTGGTCGTCTTCCAGCTCGCGACCACCATCGCGACGCTCTACCTGCCCAGTCTCAACGCCCAGATCATCGACCAGGGCGTCGCGAAGGGCGATACCGGCTACATCTGGGGCCAGGGCACCATCATGCTCGGGATCGCGCTGGTCCAGGTCGCCACCGCAGTCGCCGCTGTCTACTTCGGAGCGAAGACCGCGATGGCGTTCGGACGCGACCTGCGGCAGGGGGTCTTCCGCAAGGTCACGTCCTTCTCAGCGCAGGAGGTCCAGTCCTTCGGCGCGCCGACCCTCATCACGCGCGGTACCAACGATGTCCAGCAGGTGCAGATGCTGCTGCTCATGGGCCTGAACTTCATGGTGTCCGCACCCATCATGTGCGTCGGCGGGATCATCATGGCCCTCCGCGAGGACCTCGGGCTCTCGTGGCTCGTCTGGGTCTCGGTGCCGGTCCTGTTCGCGATCGTGGGCTACCTCGTCTACCTGCTCCTGCCGCTGTTCCGGGGCATGCAGAAGCGGGTCGACGGAATCAACGGCGTGCTGCGCGAGCAGATCATGGGCATCCGCGTGGTCCGCGCGTTCGTCCGCGAGCCGTTCGAGGAGGGGAGGTTCGCCGAGGCCAACAAGGCGCTCACAGACGTCTCGCTCAAGGTCGGCGCGATCTTCGTGCTCATGTTCCCGATCATCATGATGCTCCTGCACCTCGCAACCGCCGCAGTCCTGTACTTCGGCGGCCAGCGCGTGGACGCGGGAGACATGCAGGTCGGATCCCTCACGGCGTTCCTCCAGTATCTCCTGCAGATCCTCATGGCAGTCATGATGGGCACTTTCATGGCGATGATGATCCCGCGCGCCGCGGTGTGCGCGGACCGCATCGGCGAGGTGCTCGACGTCGTGCCTTCGATGGCGGCTCCGACCGATGCCGAGGTTCCTGCGCGGCGCGAGGGCGTTGTCGAGTTCCGCGATGTCTCCTTCTCCTATCCGGGTGCCGAGGCGGACATCCTCACCGGGCTCTCGTTCACGGCTCGCCCCGGCCAGACCGTGGCGATCATCGGCGCGACCGGCTCCGGCAAGACGACGCTGCTTTCCCTCATTCCGCGGCTGTACGACACGACCGGCGGGCAGGTGCTCCTCGACGGTGTCGCCGTGGACCGCATGCCCCGTTCCGAGATCACCTCGCGGGTCGCCATGGTCCCGCAGCGCCCCTACCTCTTCTCGGGCTCGATTGCGCACAACCTGCGGTTCGGCCGCCAGGACGCAACCGAGCACGAACTCTGGGAGGCCCTCGAGGTCGCCCAGGGCGCGGACTTCGTCCGGGAGAAGCACCAAGGCCTCGAATCCGGCATCTCGCAGGGCGGGACGAACGTCTCGGGCGGCCAGCGCCAGCGGCTGTGCATCGCGCGGGCCCTCGTCGCGAAGCCTTCCGTGTTCCTGTTCGATGATTCCTTCTCGGCCCTCGACGTCGCGACCGACGCCCGGTTGCGCCGGGCGCTGAAGAAGCAGACGGCCGCGGCAACGGTCATCATCGTTGCGCAGCGCGTCTCAACGATCGTCGACGCGGACCTCATCCTCGTGCTCGATGGCGGCAAGATCGTGGACCGCGGTACCCACGAGGAACTGCTCGAGACGTCGCCGACGTATCAGGAGATCGTCCAGTCGCAGATCACCGCCGAAGACGCGGCGAGCGCAGCGGGCACAGCCGGAGTGACGGGGGAGAGGGCATGA